A section of the Clostridium omnivorum genome encodes:
- a CDS encoding class I SAM-dependent methyltransferase, translating into MSIIKGLETTFNSIYTKYDRWRPTYVKELYDDIFDVKAINPSSDVLEVGIGTGQATLPILETGCSLTAIELGDKLADFSRYKFKNYEKFNVKNMAFQDFQCPPDSFDLIFSASAFHWIPEDIGYTKVFDMLKSGGVFARFANHPYKDKERNNINIAFENIYAKYMPGSLVGDEYSEENAKIRANIAYKYGFVDISYKLYHRTRSFTADEYTLLLGTYSDHIAIEETTRIKFFDEIREAINDNGGIITLYDTIDLQLARKP; encoded by the coding sequence ATGTCAATAATTAAAGGTCTAGAAACCACATTTAACTCTATTTACACTAAATATGACAGGTGGCGTCCTACTTATGTTAAAGAACTATATGATGATATTTTTGATGTAAAAGCAATAAATCCATCAAGCGATGTACTTGAGGTTGGAATAGGAACTGGACAAGCAACATTGCCAATACTTGAAACAGGTTGTAGTTTAACTGCAATTGAATTAGGTGACAAGCTAGCAGACTTTTCAAGGTACAAATTTAAAAATTATGAGAAATTTAATGTTAAGAATATGGCATTTCAAGATTTTCAGTGTCCTCCTGATTCATTTGATCTCATTTTTTCAGCATCAGCCTTTCACTGGATTCCCGAAGATATAGGGTATACCAAAGTATTTGATATGCTAAAAAGCGGTGGTGTTTTTGCACGATTTGCTAATCATCCATATAAAGACAAAGAACGCAATAACATAAATATCGCATTTGAAAATATATATGCAAAGTATATGCCTGGTTCATTAGTTGGAGATGAATATAGTGAGGAAAATGCCAAAATTAGAGCAAACATAGCTTACAAATATGGATTTGTGGATATAAGCTACAAGCTTTATCATAGAACGAGATCCTTTACAGCCGATGAATATACATTATTATTAGGTACCTATTCAGATCATATTGCTATTGAGGAAACCACAAGAATAAAATTTTTTGATGAAATAAGAGAAGCCATCAATGATAACGGCGGCATTATTACTTTATACGATACAATCGATTTACAACTTGCAAGAAAACCATAG
- a CDS encoding lactate utilization protein, which yields MENKKWHDKVMGELVVESLKENFFDAIYFETSVEAASYIMDYIKEGDKIGFGGSETISEMGIEKKALDKKAIVLNHNNPALSKEEKLAIRRQQLTCDLFLCSSNAITLGGELVNIDCVGNRVSAMTFGPQKVIVAVGVNKICRDIEDAFNRNETTAAPLNIKKLNWDNPCVKTGVCMDCHNSSRGCRVYSVIKRKPLQSNITVLVIGENLGY from the coding sequence ATGGAAAATAAAAAATGGCATGATAAAGTAATGGGAGAACTGGTTGTGGAGTCTCTAAAAGAAAATTTCTTTGATGCAATTTATTTTGAAACTTCAGTGGAGGCAGCTTCATATATTATGGATTACATCAAAGAAGGAGATAAAATCGGTTTTGGCGGTTCAGAAACAATTTCTGAAATGGGAATTGAAAAAAAGGCATTAGATAAAAAGGCAATTGTCCTAAATCACAATAATCCTGCACTTTCCAAAGAAGAAAAACTAGCTATAAGAAGGCAGCAGCTTACTTGTGATTTGTTCCTTTGTAGTAGCAATGCAATAACATTGGGTGGGGAATTGGTAAACATTGATTGTGTTGGTAATCGGGTTAGCGCAATGACCTTTGGTCCTCAAAAGGTTATAGTAGCTGTTGGAGTAAATAAAATATGCCGTGACATTGAAGATGCATTTAATAGAAATGAAACTACGGCTGCACCATTAAACATAAAAAAATTAAATTGGGATAATCCTTGTGTTAAAACTGGAGTTTGCATGGATTGCCATAATAGTTCTAGGGGGTGCAGGGTTTATTCTGTCATAAAACGAAAGCCACTGCAAAGCAATATAACCGTATTAGTTATTGGAGAAAACCTAGGGTATTAA
- a CDS encoding MFS transporter — MFNFIKLYKGLPKNVYILFWIQLINRLGDFVVPFLAMFLINKLQFNSKTASILVTCIVLLQIPGSMLGGIISDYWSRKSTYILSQTLSGLCILSCVVISNKIWIVILLFLSAFFSASVKPTVNTMLYDFLPPNKRKTGQSLLYLGVNLGVSIGTLLAGFMFNHYLKLFFICDAATSFVAVGLVVFNIKDEGERNLKVNTQNKPGFIHELKTNYRITFFLFLYLMYSFIYAQNSFSLPLMLNSLFDGKGPVFFGYLMSINAITVVSLTALITYLMRKKSSLINITFGGALYAIGFGMIGISKYFPLFILSTIFWTIGEILNSTNFGVYLANNSNEEMRGRYSSLMFICYSLGRAIGILSMGGYINKFGITAVWPFIMLIACCISLTMFLFHISSKKSNSLNF, encoded by the coding sequence ATGTTTAATTTTATAAAACTTTACAAAGGACTACCAAAGAACGTATATATATTATTTTGGATTCAATTAATAAATAGACTTGGTGATTTTGTTGTCCCATTTTTAGCAATGTTTCTAATTAATAAATTACAATTCAATTCAAAAACAGCTAGCATACTGGTAACTTGCATAGTTCTACTGCAGATTCCAGGTTCTATGCTGGGAGGTATTATCTCTGATTATTGGAGTCGAAAGAGCACATATATTTTATCTCAAACATTATCGGGGTTATGTATATTATCATGTGTCGTAATAAGTAACAAAATATGGATCGTTATTTTGCTTTTCCTATCGGCTTTCTTTAGCGCCTCTGTTAAACCAACAGTAAATACAATGTTATATGACTTTTTACCTCCAAATAAAAGAAAAACTGGACAATCCCTTTTGTATTTAGGGGTGAATTTAGGTGTATCCATTGGAACACTTTTAGCTGGGTTTATGTTTAATCATTATTTGAAATTGTTTTTTATTTGCGATGCTGCTACTTCTTTTGTTGCAGTGGGTCTAGTGGTATTTAATATAAAAGATGAAGGAGAAAGAAATTTAAAAGTTAACACCCAAAATAAGCCAGGCTTTATACATGAGTTAAAAACAAACTATAGAATCACATTCTTTCTATTTTTATATTTAATGTATAGTTTTATCTACGCACAAAATAGTTTTTCATTACCACTTATGCTAAATAGCTTATTCGATGGTAAAGGTCCCGTATTTTTCGGTTACTTGATGAGTATTAATGCAATTACAGTTGTTTCACTAACAGCCTTAATAACCTATTTAATGAGAAAAAAATCCTCTCTTATTAATATAACTTTTGGAGGTGCTTTATATGCTATTGGTTTTGGAATGATAGGTATATCTAAGTATTTTCCTCTTTTCATATTGTCTACAATATTTTGGACTATTGGAGAAATACTAAATTCTACAAACTTTGGAGTATATCTTGCAAACAATAGTAATGAAGAAATGAGAGGACGTTACTCCTCCCTAATGTTCATTTGTTACTCACTAGGAAGAGCTATTGGCATACTTTCCATGGGGGGATATATAAATAAATTTGGTATAACTGCAGTTTGGCCTTTTATAATGCTAATCGCTTGTTGCATAAGTTTAACGATGTTCTTATTTCATATTAGTTCTAAAAAAAGTAACAGCTTAAATTTTTAA
- a CDS encoding LysR family transcriptional regulator, whose translation MDMKQLVTFTTVARLNSFTQAANLLGYVQSAITSQIQLLEKELGIQLFERIGKKISLTSEGREFLLYAKQLLNLWENAKGIASDSDIIKGTLSIGVVESICGFKLPKILKEYNELYPEVEIVLKTGNSRELQSLLRDNQIDVAILLDSAISHSEFVIKSSQEEPVSLLVAPNHPLLLKDSVCSEDLSKHPLVLTRQGCFFRNIFEKILSDTNVASKITLETSNIQTIKQLTILGFGITLLPRFTVLNELDSKQLIELNWNGPAFDIMTQVICHKDKWISPSLKSFITLIQERT comes from the coding sequence ATGGATATGAAACAATTAGTAACCTTTACAACTGTTGCAAGATTGAATAGTTTTACTCAAGCAGCAAATTTACTAGGATATGTACAGTCAGCCATTACTTCTCAAATTCAGTTACTAGAAAAAGAATTAGGTATTCAATTATTTGAGAGAATTGGCAAAAAAATATCCTTAACCTCTGAAGGAAGAGAATTTCTTTTATATGCCAAACAATTGCTCAATCTCTGGGAAAATGCTAAAGGCATTGCCTCTGATTCAGATATTATCAAAGGAACACTTTCTATTGGCGTGGTTGAATCTATTTGCGGATTCAAACTTCCTAAAATCCTAAAAGAATACAATGAACTTTATCCAGAGGTTGAAATTGTTCTAAAAACCGGTAATTCACGGGAACTACAATCATTATTGCGGGATAACCAAATTGATGTAGCAATATTACTGGATTCGGCAATATCTCATTCTGAATTTGTTATAAAATCCAGTCAAGAAGAACCAGTATCGTTATTAGTTGCTCCTAACCACCCTTTACTACTGAAGGACAGTGTTTGTTCCGAGGATTTGTCTAAGCATCCACTGGTACTTACCAGACAAGGATGCTTCTTCAGAAATATTTTCGAAAAAATTTTATCAGATACTAATGTTGCATCTAAAATAACCTTAGAAACTAGCAATATTCAAACAATTAAACAGCTTACTATTTTAGGTTTTGGCATAACACTACTTCCACGGTTTACTGTTCTTAATGAATTGGATAGCAAGCAGTTAATAGAACTTAATTGGAATGGACCAGCTTTTGATATTATGACACAAGTTATTTGCCATAAGGACAAATGGATTTCTCCATCATTAAAATCCTTCATAACGTTAATACAAGAGAGGACTTAG
- a CDS encoding GNAT family N-acetyltransferase: protein MSDFNRGILFQLLTDAYSFDCKFEQRCSSDWKACDNFFFDNLQIADKCGFITTLNNEAIGFVLWDPRNMPEYAEIGHNCIASKHKGNGYAKIQLQEAVNRIIQNDVRKIIVTTNDGLIPAQRMYESVGFKIYQRRKNESISDFAGEYIDYAYFLS from the coding sequence GTGAGCGACTTCAATAGGGGAATACTATTTCAATTGTTAACAGATGCGTATTCATTTGATTGCAAATTTGAACAACGTTGTAGTTCTGATTGGAAAGCTTGTGACAACTTTTTCTTTGACAATTTACAGATAGCAGATAAATGTGGGTTTATAACAACATTAAACAACGAAGCTATCGGATTTGTTTTATGGGATCCGAGAAATATGCCTGAATATGCGGAAATTGGACACAATTGCATTGCCTCAAAACACAAAGGTAATGGTTATGCTAAAATACAGCTTCAAGAAGCTGTCAATAGAATTATTCAAAATGATGTGAGAAAAATAATAGTAACCACAAATGATGGACTAATTCCTGCTCAACGAATGTATGAGAGTGTTGGATTTAAGATATATCAAAGAAGGAAAAATGAAAGTATCTCAGATTTTGCTGGCGAATACATCGATTATGCATATTTTTTATCGTAA
- a CDS encoding class I SAM-dependent methyltransferase translates to MDLNLKNYYDNISKPWGKLFYHCVWNQLGYLEDKLILDFGSGFGVTANYLAKYNNVVAVEPNEEMIMNRYNDNEYIQINGSFEWLIHEPDNKYDCIICHNVIEYMDNRSELLQEFGRILKPNGFVSIVKHNRMGKIMQKAVFEYNIEETEALLKNRDINSQNFGVIKEYDNKMLEEYSKGKLIIDRCYGIRTFYGLQNNSVKSDPKWMENMLKLELEVSENQPLREIAFFHHIIMRNSQCYENNTKEEELCQIT, encoded by the coding sequence ATGGATCTTAACTTAAAAAACTATTATGATAACATTAGTAAACCTTGGGGAAAATTATTTTACCATTGCGTATGGAATCAACTTGGTTATTTAGAAGATAAGTTAATTCTAGACTTTGGAAGCGGCTTTGGTGTAACTGCAAATTATCTGGCCAAATATAACAATGTGGTAGCAGTAGAGCCAAATGAAGAAATGATAATGAATAGGTATAATGATAATGAGTATATACAAATTAATGGTAGTTTTGAATGGTTGATTCATGAGCCTGACAATAAATATGATTGCATAATCTGCCATAATGTAATTGAGTATATGGACAATCGATCTGAATTACTACAAGAATTTGGCAGGATACTTAAGCCAAATGGATTTGTTTCAATTGTAAAACATAATAGAATGGGTAAAATAATGCAGAAAGCAGTTTTCGAATATAATATTGAAGAAACAGAGGCACTACTTAAAAATAGAGATATTAACTCTCAGAACTTTGGTGTTATAAAAGAGTATGACAATAAAATGCTTGAAGAATACTCCAAAGGTAAACTGATAATTGACAGATGTTATGGCATTCGAACTTTTTATGGTTTACAAAACAATAGTGTCAAATCAGACCCTAAATGGATGGAAAACATGCTAAAACTTGAACTTGAAGTATCAGAAAATCAGCCTTTAAGAGAAATAGCCTTTTTTCATCACATTATTATGAGAAATAGTCAATGTTACGAGAATAATACGAAGGAGGAAGAGTTATGCCAAATAACGTGA
- a CDS encoding dihydrofolate reductase family protein → MPNNVKKRKIILDLAITLDGFIEGKNGEVDWCIMDPDMGFTNFLNEIDTILYGRKSYDLWGQYIPQDEASDNEKEIWNLVHSKEKYVFSRTQIAANNNAIFINENILDEVNKLKNKPGKDIWLYGGASLITTFINLGLVDEFRLSIHPVILGEGKPLFIDIKQRMNLKMVNTRTFSSGVVQLIYHWNGN, encoded by the coding sequence ATGCCAAATAACGTGAAAAAGAGAAAAATAATTTTAGATTTAGCAATTACTTTAGATGGCTTTATTGAAGGGAAAAATGGAGAAGTTGATTGGTGCATTATGGACCCTGATATGGGGTTCACTAATTTCTTGAATGAAATTGACACTATTTTATATGGTAGAAAAAGTTACGATTTATGGGGACAATATATTCCCCAAGATGAAGCTTCTGATAATGAAAAAGAAATTTGGAATTTGGTACATAGTAAAGAGAAATATGTGTTTTCACGAACACAAATAGCTGCTAATAATAATGCAATTTTTATAAATGAAAATATTCTTGATGAAGTAAATAAATTAAAGAATAAACCTGGTAAAGACATTTGGCTATATGGAGGAGCAAGTCTCATTACAACTTTTATAAATTTAGGGCTTGTTGATGAATTTAGATTATCTATTCACCCAGTTATTTTGGGAGAAGGAAAACCATTGTTTATTGATATAAAACAGAGAATGAATTTAAAAATGGTTAATACCAGAACCTTCTCTTCTGGCGTTGTACAACTAATCTATCATTGGAATGGTAATTAA
- a CDS encoding GNAT family N-acetyltransferase, with amino-acid sequence MIDNFKVLKGEVEAAINIMKEVTKWGRSVGLNVWKDEHLTREKLLVGINEDNFYIGQVSNDNACCMILQWNDTLFWPKAKDNEAGYIHKLCVRRKYSGLGLSRKMVEFAIEECKKRNIKYLRLDTGLNKKKLCNLYESLGFELVGKIKLDDRGQFALFEMKIR; translated from the coding sequence ATGATAGATAACTTTAAAGTATTAAAGGGAGAAGTTGAAGCTGCAATCAATATAATGAAAGAAGTAACAAAATGGGGGCGTTCAGTTGGGTTAAATGTTTGGAAGGACGAGCACCTTACAAGAGAAAAGTTATTGGTTGGTATTAATGAGGATAACTTCTATATAGGACAGGTTTCAAATGATAATGCTTGCTGTATGATATTGCAATGGAATGATACTTTGTTTTGGCCCAAAGCAAAAGATAACGAAGCAGGATATATACATAAGTTATGTGTCAGAAGAAAATATTCAGGCTTAGGATTATCACGAAAAATGGTTGAGTTTGCTATAGAAGAATGTAAAAAAAGAAACATTAAATATTTAAGATTAGATACAGGGTTAAATAAGAAGAAGTTATGTAATTTATATGAAAGTTTAGGTTTTGAATTGGTTGGAAAAATTAAATTGGATGACAGAGGACAATTTGCCCTATTTGAGATGAAAATACGGTAG
- a CDS encoding non-canonical purine NTP pyrophosphatase, which translates to MATKNLGKFKSFCELLNELDLEVVFLNELKTAEESDSAKENAIQKAIVASSQVNIPVLSTDESMSLSFLKDEEQPKARIKRIVNDNPTDEEMIEYYLKILEKLENKTGFGIIETYSVIAYKSEVCDILYEKDKCFFKYPGSKILIIGRPLASLIYYKVIGEVHYERIFFNYR; encoded by the coding sequence ATAGCCACTAAAAACCTAGGGAAATTCAAATCTTTCTGTGAGCTATTAAATGAATTAGATTTAGAAGTTGTGTTTTTAAATGAATTGAAAACAGCAGAAGAAAGCGATTCGGCAAAAGAAAACGCGATTCAAAAGGCTATTGTCGCTAGCAGCCAAGTTAATATTCCAGTTTTATCTACAGATGAAAGTATGTCTCTCTCCTTTTTAAAAGATGAGGAACAACCAAAAGCCAGAATCAAAAGAATTGTAAATGATAATCCGACGGATGAGGAAATGATAGAATATTACCTCAAGATACTCGAAAAACTAGAGAATAAAACAGGATTTGGGATTATTGAAACATATAGTGTGATTGCTTATAAAAGCGAGGTATGCGATATACTATACGAAAAGGACAAGTGTTTTTTCAAATATCCTGGTTCAAAAATTTTAATAATAGGAAGGCCCCTCGCATCATTAATTTATTATAAAGTCATAGGAGAAGTACATTATGAGAGAATTTTTTTTAACTACAGATAG
- a CDS encoding GNAT family N-acetyltransferase, whose amino-acid sequence MREFFLTTDRLGFSVWNENDTFDALELWGNPEVTKFIVADGKMLEEQVHQRLKNEIETYNNAKIQYWPIYLIETHENIGCCGLRPYDSKKNILEMGIHLKDKYWGKGFAQEACLAVIDYAFNTLQVDALFSGHNPKNTASARLLKKLGFTYTHDEFYPPTGLYHPSYLMTKQDYMDKKAEVNEI is encoded by the coding sequence ATGAGAGAATTTTTTTTAACTACAGATAGATTGGGATTTTCAGTATGGAACGAAAATGACACCTTTGATGCTTTAGAACTTTGGGGTAATCCAGAAGTAACAAAATTTATCGTTGCAGATGGTAAAATGTTAGAAGAACAAGTGCATCAAAGACTTAAAAATGAAATTGAAACTTACAATAATGCTAAGATTCAATATTGGCCAATATATTTAATAGAGACCCATGAGAATATAGGGTGCTGTGGCCTGCGCCCATATGACTCCAAAAAGAATATTCTTGAAATGGGAATACATTTAAAAGATAAGTATTGGGGAAAAGGATTTGCACAAGAAGCCTGCTTAGCTGTGATAGACTACGCTTTTAATACACTTCAGGTTGATGCACTCTTTTCTGGACATAATCCTAAAAACACAGCTTCTGCTAGGTTGCTTAAAAAGCTTGGATTTACATACACTCACGATGAATTTTACCCACCAACAGGATTATATCATCCTTCATATTTAATGACAAAGCAAGACTACATGGATAAAAAGGCTGAAGTAAATGAAATTTAA
- a CDS encoding VOC family protein, with translation MQNNKVKLTNACPVFVSKDVKKTVAFYVEKLGFKFAAHYDKIDNFATVYRDSIEFVIVQAKSGEIQSNTERYGAGYDAYIDTDTVGGVDIIYEEFVSKAVKVVSTPHKTDYGSYEFVIEDIDGRLIGIGLIYSNDTYFENSNYLD, from the coding sequence ATGCAAAATAACAAAGTTAAACTAACTAATGCATGTCCAGTTTTCGTATCTAAAGATGTGAAAAAAACCGTAGCTTTCTATGTCGAAAAACTAGGCTTTAAGTTTGCAGCACATTATGATAAAATTGATAACTTTGCAACGGTCTACAGGGACTCTATAGAATTTGTAATTGTACAAGCAAAGTCTGGAGAAATTCAATCAAATACCGAGAGATATGGTGCAGGCTATGATGCTTATATTGATACGGATACAGTTGGTGGAGTTGATATAATTTACGAAGAGTTTGTTTCTAAAGCCGTTAAGGTAGTTTCAACACCACATAAAACAGATTACGGCAGCTATGAATTCGTTATTGAGGATATTGATGGAAGATTAATTGGTATAGGCCTTATTTACAGCAATGATACCTATTTCGAAAACTCAAACTATCTAGACTAA
- a CDS encoding GNAT family N-acetyltransferase, with protein MNRLKLVLPTPEYKDEVMDYKREFIENGDSIDGSAGLKNADTFEEWYSALCDNSKEETVREGLVPSTTYMAISIENGRLIGMIDIRHRLNDFLLNYGGNIGYSIRKSERQKGYATEMLGLALKECERINIKRVLITCDKDNIASAKTMVNNGAKLENEIPEGNRITQRYWIELD; from the coding sequence ATGAACAGATTAAAATTGGTTTTACCAACGCCTGAATATAAAGATGAAGTCATGGATTATAAAAGAGAGTTCATTGAAAATGGGGATAGCATAGATGGTTCTGCAGGCCTGAAAAACGCTGATACCTTTGAAGAATGGTACAGTGCCTTGTGTGATAATTCAAAAGAAGAGACTGTAAGAGAAGGCTTAGTACCATCAACTACATATATGGCAATTTCTATTGAGAATGGCCGTTTAATTGGAATGATTGATATAAGACACAGATTAAATGATTTCCTATTAAACTATGGGGGCAATATCGGCTACAGCATTAGAAAATCAGAAAGACAAAAGGGTTATGCAACTGAAATGCTAGGATTAGCCTTAAAAGAATGTGAACGAATTAATATTAAAAGGGTTCTAATCACCTGCGACAAGGATAATATTGCTTCTGCCAAGACTATGGTTAATAACGGTGCTAAACTGGAAAATGAAATACCAGAAGGAAATAGAATTACACAAAGGTATTGGATAGAACTAGATTAA
- a CDS encoding NUDIX hydrolase, whose translation MKKEDLLLKTNSGLFSYRIAGVLIRDGKVLIQRALGDTSYSFPGGHVSFGEVSEESLIREYKEEMRADISIERLLWVQENFWKWGKSDCHQLCLYYLIKLCDETQLPLEGTFTFKPQIETENYTLEFSWVELSKIKDLKFYPEFAKEKILNLSDHIEHFIVRQ comes from the coding sequence ATGAAAAAAGAAGATTTATTATTAAAAACAAATAGCGGTTTATTTAGTTATAGAATTGCTGGAGTATTAATTCGAGACGGTAAAGTACTAATCCAGCGTGCTTTAGGTGATACTTCTTATTCCTTTCCAGGCGGACATGTCTCTTTTGGAGAAGTAAGTGAGGAATCTCTTATAAGAGAGTATAAAGAAGAAATGAGAGCTGATATTTCTATTGAAAGATTGCTTTGGGTACAAGAGAACTTTTGGAAATGGGGAAAAAGTGACTGTCATCAGTTATGTTTATATTATTTGATTAAACTGTGCGATGAAACTCAACTACCTTTAGAGGGTACTTTTACTTTTAAGCCTCAAATAGAAACCGAAAACTACACTTTAGAATTTTCATGGGTAGAGCTGTCAAAGATTAAAGATTTAAAATTCTATCCTGAATTTGCAAAAGAAAAGATATTAAACCTTTCTGATCATATTGAACATTTCATAGTAAGACAATAA
- a CDS encoding GNAT family N-acetyltransferase produces the protein MINLSKNPYEQFPHIVTDEVTLRKIVASDLDNLFEIYSNEKLFQYSPVMLKKNKDTVANMIGHFERDFHKRKEIFLGICLNSTPNNIVGVAEIFDYSQDVNMITIGYRLNDSFWGKGIATKTVKAMTDYLFNDIGINRIQAFVMPENIKSQNVLQRNGFVKEGIIRQGHVWKGKGVVDLILYSLLKSDTAQ, from the coding sequence ATGATAAATTTGAGTAAAAATCCATATGAACAATTCCCGCATATTGTAACGGACGAAGTAACATTAAGAAAAATTGTAGCTTCTGACCTTGACAATCTTTTTGAAATATATAGCAATGAAAAACTTTTTCAATACTCCCCTGTAATGCTTAAGAAGAATAAAGATACAGTTGCCAATATGATAGGACATTTTGAAAGAGATTTTCATAAAAGAAAAGAGATATTTCTTGGAATATGCTTGAATAGCACCCCTAACAATATTGTAGGTGTAGCTGAAATATTTGACTACTCTCAGGATGTAAATATGATAACAATAGGTTACAGACTGAATGACAGCTTTTGGGGTAAAGGAATTGCTACAAAAACTGTTAAAGCAATGACAGATTACCTTTTTAATGATATCGGCATTAACCGCATACAAGCCTTTGTCATGCCAGAAAATATTAAATCGCAAAATGTATTACAAAGAAACGGTTTTGTTAAAGAAGGCATAATTCGGCAAGGGCATGTTTGGAAGGGTAAAGGTGTTGTTGATTTGATATTGTATTCCTTATTGAAATCTGATACTGCACAATAA
- a CDS encoding Type 1 glutamine amidotransferase-like domain-containing protein, whose protein sequence is MNILLDKLDFHEAWAYDTLKDIIKPEYRICIIPFAFHEEWIKNSEEWEKWYNKIDGDQYKGIAAPFYAYGINDDNISLVNYFEDNSDSAKAKINSSDIIFFTGGFPDKIMDRMANWDLVNTIEQHQGIKMGWSAGAVMQCYDYFLSPDEDYPEFVYLRGLKCIEDFAVEVHYKNTESQNESIERYIRERGKVVYTSEPHSAIIVDGTKVTLLGNAKAYEK, encoded by the coding sequence ATGAATATTTTACTGGACAAGCTTGACTTCCATGAAGCCTGGGCATATGACACATTGAAGGATATTATAAAACCAGAATATAGAATTTGCATAATTCCCTTTGCCTTTCATGAAGAATGGATAAAAAACAGTGAGGAGTGGGAAAAATGGTATAATAAAATTGATGGTGACCAGTACAAAGGTATAGCCGCTCCTTTTTATGCATACGGAATTAATGATGATAATATTTCCTTGGTTAACTATTTTGAAGATAATAGTGACAGCGCTAAAGCAAAGATTAATTCAAGTGACATCATCTTTTTTACAGGCGGCTTTCCAGACAAAATCATGGACAGAATGGCAAATTGGGATTTAGTCAATACCATTGAACAGCACCAAGGAATAAAAATGGGCTGGAGTGCTGGTGCAGTAATGCAGTGCTATGATTATTTTCTATCTCCTGATGAAGATTATCCAGAGTTTGTTTATTTGAGAGGGTTAAAGTGCATAGAGGATTTTGCAGTTGAAGTTCATTATAAAAATACTGAATCGCAAAATGAAAGCATTGAAAGATATATTCGTGAAAGAGGAAAAGTGGTATATACTTCTGAGCCTCACAGCGCAATAATTGTTGATGGCACTAAAGTTACCTTGCTTGGAAATGCAAAAGCTTATGAAAAATAA